The [Limnothrix rosea] IAM M-220 nucleotide sequence TATTGCCTTGGCTGGTGGCTATTGAAGCAGGCTTTTTTGAGCAATTTGGCCTAGAGGTTTCCCTTTATAAACAGCCCAATATGGCCGAGGTAGAGCGGGGTTTACTAGAGAGTCGCTTTGATGCTGCCATTACGCCTTTTTCATTGCCCCTCATGAATCAGCTCAAAAATCCGCGCATTGATTTTGTGGCGTTAATGCAGTTGCACCGCCATGGTGGTGTGTTTACCCTGTCCCAAGATAGCTGGAACAACAAAGTACGCTCTAGTATCGACTACACAAATTTTGAAGAATTTAAGCGTGACTACCGCGACTATGTGAGGGCATTGCCCAACCGTTCGTTTGGTGTAGATAGTCTCTACAGTACGTCTGCCTATCTTTATCGCTATTGGTGGGCGGCCATGGGCTTCCACCCGGAACTAGATATAGAGTTAGAAGAGTTTGCGCCGTCAGAGCTTCCTCATAAACTACAGGCGAAGGCTGTGCATGGCTATTGCAGTCTGGAGCCTTGGGCACAGGAGGCTGTGAAGAAACGTCAGGGTTATATTGGTTATTTGTCTAGTGAGGTCTGGCGCGGTCATCCCGGCTCTGTGGTTACCACCGATGCTGGTTGGGTTAAGGAAAATCCGAATACTGCTAAGTTGCTTATTGCGGCGAGTTTGATGGGTTGTCAGTATTGCCAAGATTCAGCTAATGCTGAGGCGATCGCCGCCCTTGCTAGTGAACCCCTCGATACCCACCGCTCCAATATTCAAACTGTTTTAGATGGTCGCTATTTCTATGGTGGTGATGGCGATCGCCCCATTTCCCGTAAAGATAGCCCTATTTGGTTTGACCTAGGTAAGCGACTTAAAGCACCGGATCATGCTAACTATTGTTGGCATTCCCACGGCATTTGGCTGTTGACACAAATGGCTCGCTGGCAGCATTTTGGGTTAACGTCCTATCCCGATAATGCGGATACC carries:
- a CDS encoding CmpA/NrtA family ABC transporter substrate-binding protein, coding for MKRRHLLKYGTFAACGYGLAACQNLPAFKNSVTTEPPQPQPLMTVANPARLGRPEKTKLALGYAPTISVLPWLVAIEAGFFEQFGLEVSLYKQPNMAEVERGLLESRFDAAITPFSLPLMNQLKNPRIDFVALMQLHRHGGVFTLSQDSWNNKVRSSIDYTNFEEFKRDYRDYVRALPNRSFGVDSLYSTSAYLYRYWWAAMGFHPELDIELEEFAPSELPHKLQAKAVHGYCSLEPWAQEAVKKRQGYIGYLSSEVWRGHPGSVVTTDAGWVKENPNTAKLLIAASLMGCQYCQDSANAEAIAALASEPLDTHRSNIQTVLDGRYFYGGDGDRPISRKDSPIWFDLGKRLKAPDHANYCWHSHGIWLLTQMARWQHFGLTSYPDNADTLVAAAYPNDPYKEVAEAFEIKLPPDPLQPEPPFVDQRRFMPDQPVRYLNQFKIRT